The following are encoded together in the Culex pipiens pallens isolate TS chromosome 1, TS_CPP_V2, whole genome shotgun sequence genome:
- the LOC120421373 gene encoding uncharacterized protein LOC120421373, with protein sequence MALRFTVLTVLVAAALVSSHPLESDYRKYLRTRPPQAPGEVHVEEVLEVFRTRDRPPAYGVYSAGVNAFLANSALQRSKVTRPLTTRSVASTTTSTTTTVRPTRTTFPTPTRNNVNPDYTNPFQPSISMTKYPSYKAPKTIIIQEGSTGCSKGRIEDRVVTTERVPDEQELEEDDTYSYSNEEYFDQ encoded by the coding sequence ATGGCGCTCCGGTTCACCGTTCTAACCGTTCTGGTCGCCGCGGCCCTAGTGTCCTCCCATCCGTTGGAATCCGACTACCGAAAGTACCTGCGAACGCGTCCACCGCAAGCCCCGGGCGAGGTCCACGTCGAGGAGGTGCTGGAAGTGTTCCGAACGCGGGATCGACCCCCAGCCTACGGAGTGTACAGTGCCGGAGTGAACGCCTTCCTCGCCAACAGCGCACTTCAACGGAGCAAGGTGACGAGGCCACTCACGACCAGAAGTGTTGCCAGCACGACaacttcgacgacgacgacggtgaggCCGACGAGGACCACTTTTCCGACCCCGACGCGGAACAACGTGAATCCGGACTATACGAACCCGTTCCAGCCGAGCATCTCGATGACCAAGTATCCCAGCTATAAAGCGCCCAAGACGATCATCATACAGGAGGGATCGACGGGGTGCTCCAAAGGGAGGATTGAGGATCGGGTGGTGACGACAGAGAGGGTTCCCGATGAGCAAGAGCTTGAGGAAGATGATACGTACTCGTACTCGAATGAGGAGTACTTTGACCAGTAA